One segment of Proteus appendicitidis DNA contains the following:
- a CDS encoding cyanate transporter → MTALPRKKTWQIVLTIILVGINLRPFLTGPGPVIDNIIASTGMSYSQVSLLTLLPMLLMGIGALIVPFLQSYIQVRKGLLVAMLMLLIGSFSRAYVSDGNQLLLTALFCGLSVAYIQAVFPGIIKGWFGNRTPIMMGLYSAMLMGGGALGAQLSPLLTASYGHWQSALAWFALPAGLAFVAILFSIQNNAASANKMSLNTLIWRPRTGLLILGFGCVNAGYASVVTWLAPFYQSLGMPSAQSGSLVAILSLFQASAALIIPFLAAKNHDRRFWLTITLISQFIGFGTIMTIPMSAPYLWSIFLGCGLGGCFSMMMIVALDHIPDPAQAGALSALMQGGGFIIAAFGPLVAVLLRQPDGSFTYAWAFHAVLVIITIGLFARLNPRHYAKAYPANHTI, encoded by the coding sequence ATGACTGCCTTACCAAGAAAAAAAACATGGCAGATTGTCCTGACGATTATTTTAGTCGGGATAAATTTACGCCCCTTCTTAACTGGCCCCGGCCCTGTTATTGATAATATTATTGCCTCAACAGGAATGAGCTATAGCCAAGTCTCATTACTCACGCTATTACCCATGCTTTTAATGGGTATAGGCGCACTAATCGTTCCTTTCTTACAGTCTTATATTCAAGTACGTAAAGGGCTTTTAGTCGCAATGTTGATGCTTCTTATAGGCTCCTTTTCTCGAGCTTATGTTTCTGATGGCAATCAGCTATTACTGACCGCCCTCTTTTGCGGTTTGAGCGTTGCCTATATTCAAGCGGTATTTCCTGGCATTATTAAAGGGTGGTTTGGCAATCGAACACCTATCATGATGGGGTTATATTCCGCAATGCTAATGGGGGGAGGCGCACTCGGAGCGCAATTATCCCCTCTTCTTACTGCCAGTTATGGTCATTGGCAAAGTGCTTTAGCGTGGTTTGCTCTTCCAGCAGGATTGGCATTTGTCGCTATTCTTTTTTCAATTCAAAACAATGCCGCATCTGCCAATAAAATGTCACTAAATACCTTAATTTGGCGCCCCAGAACGGGCTTGCTTATTTTAGGTTTTGGTTGCGTTAATGCAGGTTACGCCTCTGTTGTGACATGGTTGGCACCTTTTTACCAATCGTTAGGAATGCCAAGTGCGCAAAGTGGCTCTCTTGTCGCTATCCTTTCTCTTTTTCAAGCCTCTGCCGCTTTAATTATTCCTTTCTTAGCGGCTAAAAATCACGATAGGCGTTTTTGGCTTACGATAACATTAATCAGCCAATTTATAGGTTTTGGCACAATCATGACTATTCCAATGAGCGCCCCTTATCTTTGGAGTATTTTCTTAGGTTGTGGCTTAGGTGGATGTTTTTCCATGATGATGATTGTCGCGCTCGATCATATTCCTGATCCTGCACAAGCGGGCGCTCTATCAGCCTTAATGCAAGGTGGTGGCTTTATTATTGCTGCGTTTGGACCGTTAGTTGCTGTGCTATTACGTCAACCAGACGGAAGCTTTACTTATGCATGGGCATTTCATGCCGTTTTAGTGATTATCACGATAGGATTATTTGCACGATTAAATCCGCGACATTACGCAAAAGCCTATCCGGCTAATCACACTATTTAA
- a CDS encoding SMI1/KNR4 family protein encodes MLTALNQQLPIPSVIYENGKEERWPLIDNKYAFPKDYIVFITQYGSGQVADFITLFNPFSQNEYLNFFQQKEQILEDFSSLINDDPNYYRFVLYPKCNGLLPIGVTDNGDTLFWVVLSENSELWTMAIIPSRGSEVEFIAESLTGFLEGVLSKRIRCQSFPEGFPSEKMIFSPEV; translated from the coding sequence ATGTTAACGGCATTAAATCAGCAACTACCTATTCCTTCTGTAATATATGAGAATGGAAAAGAAGAGAGATGGCCATTAATTGATAACAAATATGCCTTTCCCAAAGATTATATTGTGTTTATCACCCAATATGGTTCAGGTCAGGTAGCTGATTTTATAACGTTATTTAACCCCTTTAGCCAAAATGAGTACCTTAATTTTTTCCAGCAAAAAGAGCAGATCCTTGAAGATTTCAGCTCATTAATCAATGATGATCCTAATTACTATCGTTTTGTTCTATATCCAAAATGTAATGGGCTTTTACCCATTGGTGTTACGGATAATGGAGATACGCTTTTTTGGGTTGTTTTATCAGAAAATAGTGAGCTTTGGACAATGGCAATTATTCCATCTAGAGGATCAGAGGTAGAATTTATTGCAGAGAGTCTGACAGGGTTTTTAGAGGGAGTTTTATCAAAACGAATTCGTTGTCAGTCATTCCCCGAGGGATTTCCATCAGAAAAAATGATATTTAGCCCAGAAGTTTGA